The region CGATGACCGCCTATCGCGCCGAGTGGATCTTTGACGGGCATCGCTGGCATGATGATGCGGCGCTGGTTGTCGAGGGCGACCGCATCGCCGCCATCCTGCCCGCCGCCGAGGCCGAAGGGGCCGAAACCATCCCCGGCTGGATCGTGCCCGGACTGATCGATCTGCAGGTGAATGGCGGCGGCGGGGTCATGCTGAATGACGAACCCACCGCCCAAGGCATCGCCCGCATCTGCGCCGCCCATGCCGCTTTCGGCACCACCTCGGTCATGGTCACGCTGATCACCGACCGGCCCGAGGTGACCCGCGCCGCCATCGCCGCGACCGAAGCGGCCAGGGGCCAGCCCGGCCTGTTGGGCCTGCATCTCGAAGGCCCGCATTTCGACCCGGCGCGCAAGGGCACCCATGACCCTGCGCTGATCCGCCCGATGGAGACCGGGGATCTGGCGCTGCTGGTCGAAGCCGCCGCAAGCCTGCCGCATCTCATCTGTACCGTCGCGCCCGAGGCGGTGACGGTCGCGCAGATCCGCGCGCTGGCCGAGGCCGGGGCGATGGTCAGCCTTGGTCACAGCGATTGTGCTTTCAGCGCGGCACAGGCCGGGATCGATGCCGGCGCGCGCATGGTCACCCATCTTTTCAACGCCATGAGTCCCCTGACCCATCGCGCGCCGGGCCTTGTCGGCGCGGCGCTGGATGATGGCCGGGTCTCGGCCGGTCTGATCGCCGATGGCTTCCATGTCGACGACGCCGCCCTGCGCATCGCGCTGCGCGGCAAGGCCGGTCCGGGGCGGATGTTTCTCGTCTCGGACGCCATGTCCACGATCGGCACCGACCTGCCGGGCCTGACCCTGAACGGTCGGCAGATCTTCCGCAAGGACGGGCGGCTGACGCTGGCCGATGGCACGCTCGCGGGGGCGGATATCGCGCTGATCGATGCCGTGCGGCATGTGCATCAGGGGCTGGGGCTGCCGCTGGATCAGGCGCTGCAACTGGCCGCGCTGAACCCAGCGCAGGCCATGGGCTGCGAGGATCTGGGCCACCTGCAGCCCGGTGCGCGGGCGGATTTCATCGCCATCACGCCCGAGATCACCGCATCCGGCAGCTGGATCGGCGGCACGCGGGTTTCGCCATGATCCTGTGTTTCGACATCGGCGGCAGCACCATCAAGACCGCCCATGCCCACGCCCCCGACGATGTTCGGCCATTGGGCCGCGTGCCGACGCCGGGGGATGATTTCGACACCTTCACCGCGATCCTCGGCGACGCCATCGCCGCCGCGCCCGGCCCCGAGCGCGTGGCGATCTCAATCGCGGGGGTGCTGGACCCGGAAACCGGCATTGCCCGCGTGGCGAATATCCCCTGCCTCTCCGGGCGGCGACTGCACGAGGACCTGACCGAGGCGCTTGGCCTGCCGGTCGATCTGGCCAATGACGCCGATTGCTTCGCGCTGGCCGAGGCGACGGTCGGCGCCGGGCGCGGGCATGATGTGGTGTTGGGGGTGATCCTTGGCACCGGCATCGGCGGCGGAGTGGTGGTGCGCGGCCAGTTGATCAACCGCAATGGCGGCTTTGCCGGCGAATGGGGGCATGGCCCGATCGCGCAGCGGGTGCTGGGCCGGCCCGAGATCACCCTGCCCGCCTTTCCCTGCGGCTGCGGCTTGTCGGGATGCCTCGATGCGGTCTGCGGCGCGCGCGGGCTGGAGATGCTGCACGAGCACCTGCATCCGGGCGTGGTAGCCGACAGCCATGCGATCATCGCCGGTTGGCAGGCGGGCGAACCGCAATCCGCGCGCAGCATGGAATTGTGGATCGAACTGCTGGCCGGACCCTTGGCGATGATCCAGAACCTCCTGGGCGCCGGGGTCATGCCGGTAGGCGGCGGGCTGTCGAACGCGCTGCCGCTGATCGAGGCGCTGGACCGCGAGGTCCGGGCGCGGACCCTGCGCCGAATCGACCGCCCACTTCTGGTACCCGCCGAATGCCGAATCGAGCCGGGCCTCGTCGGCGCGGCCATTCTGGGGCTGGCGAATGCCGCAGGGGAAAGCCGACTCGGCGGTGAAAATTCTGCCGTATGTGAAAATTGATTACACGAAATGGCAAGTGTAGCGTGAAATTTGTTGACTGGTCGCGGTGAAATCGGCAAATTCACGAAAATGAATTTCTTCGCGGGAGGGGTCGTCGAATGAAGGTCGCCATCATCGGACTGGGTTATCGGCTCGGCTATCTGGGCCATGTCTTCAAGGAGATGGACCCGGACTTCGAGATCGTCGGCTATTTCGATCCCGCGCCCGCAGGCCTTGCGACACTCACGGAACATGGCATTTCTGCGGGCATCAGCCACGCCTCGCCCGAGGCATTGGTGCGGGCGGGCGGGTTCGATCTTTTGATGATCGGCTCGCCCAACCATCTGCATCTGGACCATATCCGGCTTGGTCTCGAGGCCGGGGTGAAAATCTTTTCCGAGAAGCCCATCGTTGCCAGCATCGAACAGACCTATGAACTGGCGGCCCTGATGGGGCGCTATGGCCATGACCGGCTGCTGGTCGGGCTGGTGCTGCGCTATGCGCCGCTCTACCGCGACCTGCTGGCGGCGCGGGACGAGGGCCGCCTTGGCAAGATCGTCTCGGTCGAGGCCGCCGAGCATATCTTCCCCTATCACGGCGCCTTCTTCATGCGCGACTGGCGGCGTTACGAGAAATGGTCCGGCAGTTTCATGCTGGAAAAATGCTGCCACGATCTCGACCTCTACAACGGGTTGATCGGCGCACGCCCGCGCCGGGTCGCCAGCTTTGGCGGGCGCAAGACCTTCGTCCCGGCCAATGATCCGCGCAACGAGGGCATCAACGACCTGAGCCTCTACCACCGCAAGCCCTCGGGCTGGAACGGCTCGGACAAGGTCTTCGACACCGATGCCGACATCATCGACTACCAGGTGGCCATCGTCGAATACGAGAACGGCGTGGGGATGAACTTCCACACCAACCTGAACGCGCCCGACCAGTTCCGCCGCTTTGCCGTCTTCGGCACCAAGGGCCAGGCCGAGGGCGATTTCATCCGCGGCTTCCTGAACGTCACCGATGTGCTCAGCGAATCCCGCGTGGTCGAGCGCGAATACAAGGCCACCGCCCTGTCGCAGCATTACGGCGCCGACGAGAAGATGGCGGCCGAAGTGGTCGATCACGTCATGAAGAACGGCCCGCTGCCGGTCTCGACCCTGCAGGCGCTGGAGGCCGGCATCCTTGCCCTGTCGATGGACGAGGCGCGGCGCAGCGGCAAGGTGCTTGACCTTGCGGCAGTTTGGGATCGTTATGACAATGCGCTGGTCCGGAAGGCGGCCTGAGCCATGATCAAGTCACGATCCGCCATGATCTTTGCCTGGGCGCTTCTGGCCCCCGCGATCCTCTATGTGCTGATCATCGTGGCATGGCCCCTGTTCGAGACCTTCCGGCTGTCCTTCACCGATGCCTCGCTGCGCAAGGTGGTGAACTATGTCGGCTGGCGCAACTATGAGAAGATCTTCAACGAGACCTTCTTGACGGTCATCACCCGCACCTTCATCTGGACCTTCTTCTCGGTCCTCTTGAAGATGATCATCGGCATGTGCGGGGCGGTGCTGCTGAACGCCTCGGTGCCGGGGCGCAACATCTTCCGCATCCTGACCATGCCGCCCTGGATCGTGCCCATGGCCATCGGCATCTTCATGTGGGGCTGGATGTATAACGGCCAGTTCGGGATGATCTCGGGCCTCTTGCAGCGCTTCGGCCTGACCGATGGCCCGGTGGCCTTCCTCGCCTATGGCAGCACCGCCTTCTGGGCCACGATCGTCACCGATGTGTGGATCGGCGTGCCGATGGTGACGATCTATTTCCTCGCCGCCATGCAGGCCATCCCCAAGGACCTTTACGAGGCTGCCTGGACCGATGGCGCCGGACGTTGGACGCGCTTTCGCCGCATCACCCTGCCGCTGATGGCGCCGGCGATCATCACCATGTCGATGCTGTCGCTGATCGCCACCTTCAACAGTTTCGACATCATCTGGATCCTGACCCAGGGCGGTCCGTCCGGCCAGACCACGACGATGATCATCGACACCTACAACACCGCGATCGGGTCGAAAAAATATGGCGAGGGTGCGGCGCGCGCCGTGGTCATCTGCCTGTTCCTGTCGATGTTCTGCATCGCCTATTTCCGCATCGTCCGCCGTCTGGCGGACCCCGGCAAGGCCTAGGAGGGTCCCATGGCGCTGTTTCGCAAGGACGACACCGCGATGATCGACCGCTATCGCTGGTGGGAAATCGTCGGCATCTACCTCGGTATCTTCGCCTTCCTGTTCTTCCTGCTGTCGCCCTTCATCGAGGGCTTCCTGGTCAGCCTGAAGCCGCTGTCGCAGCTGTTCTCCTCGCCCTATACCTTCTGGCCGGAGAACGGCTCTTTCGCCGCCTATTTCGACATGTGGAAGACGGTGCCGGGCTTCGCGCGCTATATCTTCAACTCCTTCTTCATCTCGATCGTCTCGACCTGCATCGTGCTTCTGCTGGTGGTGCCCGCCGCCTATGCCTTTGCCCGCTTCCGCTTTGCCGGCATGGGGCTGGTGCTGGGGGCCTTCCTGGCGGTCAGCATGTTCTCGGGCGCGGTGCTGTTGATCCCGCTGTTCCGGCTGATGCGGACGCTGGGGCTTCTGAACACCTATTGGGCGATGATCATTCCGGGCGCGGCCTTCCTGATCCCCTCGGCCATCTGGCTGCTCAGGACCTACATGATGCGCATCCCGACCGAGCTGAACGAGGCCGCCTACATGGATGGCGCCAGCCAGTTCTATACCTTCCGCCGGGTGATCCTGCCGATCGCGCGTCCGGGCATCGTCGTGGTCGCCATCGTGACCTTCATCGGCGCCTATTCACAGCAGTTCATCTTCGCGCTGACCTTCAACTCCAAGACCGAATACATGCCACTACCGATCGGGCTCTACGCCTTCTTCGGCAAGCAGGAGGTGATCTGGAACGAGCTGATGGCCGCCAGTTTCGTGGGCATCCTGCCCGCACTGGTCATCATCTTCTTCCTGCAACGCCATCTCGTGGGCGGGCTGACCGCCGGCGCGGTGAAACAATAACGCCTTAAACAACCGGGAGACTTACACGTGACCACACTCTTCAAACGCAGCCTGATCGGGCTGGCCCTTGCCGGCAGCACCGCCCTGCCCGCCCTCGCCGAAGACATCAGCTGGATCTATTGCGGCGACCGCATCGACGGCGTGCATGAAAAATACATCGCCGAATGGAACACCGCCAACCCGGACTTCCAGGTCAAGCCCGAGCTGGTGGGCTGGGCCCAGTGCCAGGACAAGGCGACCACGCTGGCCGCCGCCGGCAGCCCGGTCGGGCTGGCCTATGTCGGCTCGCGCACGCTGAAGGAATTCGCGCTGAACGAGCTGATCGTGCCGGTGCCGATGACCGAAGAGGAAAAGGCGGCCTATTACCCCCATATCGTCGACACCGTGACCTTCCAGGACAACCAGTGGGGCGTGCCCGTCGCCTTCTCGACCAAGGCGCTCTACTGGAACAAGGATCTGTTCAAGGCCGCCGGGCTTGACCCCGAGACGCCGCCGAAGACCTGGGCCGAAGAGATCGAGTTCGCCAAGATCATCAAGGAAAAGACCGGCACCCCGGGTTATGGCCTCTCGGCCAAAACCATGGACAACACCATGCACCAGTTCCTGCACTGGATTTACACCAACAACGGCAAGGTGATCGATGCCGAGGATAACATCGTCCTCGACAGCCCCGAGAACCTGGCCGCGCTTCAGGCCTACAAGGACATCACCCCGTACTCGGTCGAAGGCGCCACCGCCTACGAGCAGAACGAGATGCGGGCGATCTTCCTCGATGGCAAGGTCGGCATGCTGCAGGCGTCGGCCGGCACCGCGACCCGTCTTGCGGAAACCGACATCAACTGGGGCGTGACCACCCTGCCGCTGGGGCCGTCGGCCACCGGGCCGGGCACGCTGCTGATCACCGACAGCCTCGTGGTCTTCGCGGGCACCGGGGTCGAGGAAAAGGCGACCGAATTCGCCAAGTACATCACCTCGCCCGATATCCAGATCCAGTACGAGATGTCGCCGGATGCCGGCCTGACCCCGCTGCGTCCGCGCCCCGAGGTCGAGGAACTGGTGAAGAACACGCCCTTCTGGAAGCCCTATATCGACGGCATCGAATATGGCGGACCCGAGCCCCTGTTCACCGATTACAAGGGCCTGCAGAACGTCATGATCGAGATGGTCCAGTCGGTCGTCACCGGCGCGGCCGAGCCGCAGGCGGCACTGACCAAGGCCGCCGAGGCCCTGGAAGAATACAAGTAAGCTGAACCCGGCCCGGCCGCGCCGTCATGCGGCCGGGCCATTCTGACGGACGTCGCGAAGGAGTGGGC is a window of Paracoccus zhejiangensis DNA encoding:
- the nagA gene encoding N-acetylglucosamine-6-phosphate deacetylase; this translates as MTAYRAEWIFDGHRWHDDAALVVEGDRIAAILPAAEAEGAETIPGWIVPGLIDLQVNGGGGVMLNDEPTAQGIARICAAHAAFGTTSVMVTLITDRPEVTRAAIAATEAARGQPGLLGLHLEGPHFDPARKGTHDPALIRPMETGDLALLVEAAASLPHLICTVAPEAVTVAQIRALAEAGAMVSLGHSDCAFSAAQAGIDAGARMVTHLFNAMSPLTHRAPGLVGAALDDGRVSAGLIADGFHVDDAALRIALRGKAGPGRMFLVSDAMSTIGTDLPGLTLNGRQIFRKDGRLTLADGTLAGADIALIDAVRHVHQGLGLPLDQALQLAALNPAQAMGCEDLGHLQPGARADFIAITPEITASGSWIGGTRVSP
- a CDS encoding ROK family protein; the protein is MILCFDIGGSTIKTAHAHAPDDVRPLGRVPTPGDDFDTFTAILGDAIAAAPGPERVAISIAGVLDPETGIARVANIPCLSGRRLHEDLTEALGLPVDLANDADCFALAEATVGAGRGHDVVLGVILGTGIGGGVVVRGQLINRNGGFAGEWGHGPIAQRVLGRPEITLPAFPCGCGLSGCLDAVCGARGLEMLHEHLHPGVVADSHAIIAGWQAGEPQSARSMELWIELLAGPLAMIQNLLGAGVMPVGGGLSNALPLIEALDREVRARTLRRIDRPLLVPAECRIEPGLVGAAILGLANAAGESRLGGENSAVCEN
- a CDS encoding Gfo/Idh/MocA family protein, with product MKVAIIGLGYRLGYLGHVFKEMDPDFEIVGYFDPAPAGLATLTEHGISAGISHASPEALVRAGGFDLLMIGSPNHLHLDHIRLGLEAGVKIFSEKPIVASIEQTYELAALMGRYGHDRLLVGLVLRYAPLYRDLLAARDEGRLGKIVSVEAAEHIFPYHGAFFMRDWRRYEKWSGSFMLEKCCHDLDLYNGLIGARPRRVASFGGRKTFVPANDPRNEGINDLSLYHRKPSGWNGSDKVFDTDADIIDYQVAIVEYENGVGMNFHTNLNAPDQFRRFAVFGTKGQAEGDFIRGFLNVTDVLSESRVVEREYKATALSQHYGADEKMAAEVVDHVMKNGPLPVSTLQALEAGILALSMDEARRSGKVLDLAAVWDRYDNALVRKAA
- a CDS encoding carbohydrate ABC transporter permease, with the protein product MIKSRSAMIFAWALLAPAILYVLIIVAWPLFETFRLSFTDASLRKVVNYVGWRNYEKIFNETFLTVITRTFIWTFFSVLLKMIIGMCGAVLLNASVPGRNIFRILTMPPWIVPMAIGIFMWGWMYNGQFGMISGLLQRFGLTDGPVAFLAYGSTAFWATIVTDVWIGVPMVTIYFLAAMQAIPKDLYEAAWTDGAGRWTRFRRITLPLMAPAIITMSMLSLIATFNSFDIIWILTQGGPSGQTTTMIIDTYNTAIGSKKYGEGAARAVVICLFLSMFCIAYFRIVRRLADPGKA
- a CDS encoding carbohydrate ABC transporter permease; the protein is MALFRKDDTAMIDRYRWWEIVGIYLGIFAFLFFLLSPFIEGFLVSLKPLSQLFSSPYTFWPENGSFAAYFDMWKTVPGFARYIFNSFFISIVSTCIVLLLVVPAAYAFARFRFAGMGLVLGAFLAVSMFSGAVLLIPLFRLMRTLGLLNTYWAMIIPGAAFLIPSAIWLLRTYMMRIPTELNEAAYMDGASQFYTFRRVILPIARPGIVVVAIVTFIGAYSQQFIFALTFNSKTEYMPLPIGLYAFFGKQEVIWNELMAASFVGILPALVIIFFLQRHLVGGLTAGAVKQ
- a CDS encoding extracellular solute-binding protein, with the protein product MTTLFKRSLIGLALAGSTALPALAEDISWIYCGDRIDGVHEKYIAEWNTANPDFQVKPELVGWAQCQDKATTLAAAGSPVGLAYVGSRTLKEFALNELIVPVPMTEEEKAAYYPHIVDTVTFQDNQWGVPVAFSTKALYWNKDLFKAAGLDPETPPKTWAEEIEFAKIIKEKTGTPGYGLSAKTMDNTMHQFLHWIYTNNGKVIDAEDNIVLDSPENLAALQAYKDITPYSVEGATAYEQNEMRAIFLDGKVGMLQASAGTATRLAETDINWGVTTLPLGPSATGPGTLLITDSLVVFAGTGVEEKATEFAKYITSPDIQIQYEMSPDAGLTPLRPRPEVEELVKNTPFWKPYIDGIEYGGPEPLFTDYKGLQNVMIEMVQSVVTGAAEPQAALTKAAEALEEYK